The following are from one region of the Coffea eugenioides isolate CCC68of chromosome 2, Ceug_1.0, whole genome shotgun sequence genome:
- the LOC113760699 gene encoding pentatricopeptide repeat-containing protein At5g39710-like — translation MSATLRRLHTALLKVCLSSQLSLFPLTSHTLSTHCLQYLSLPFTTINSHFTYLSRTYSTTSFDGKDIIFIDQKFDFLEQFSPLAHLSNSPNTVINSKERRKIVIGLSRMIKQDQDSVLKGFSSRFCPYLLVEILKLFENREVSFAFFKLVFCDASEFIVQSCCIVAHVLAAEGLRLMAQDVLSCVISRIGECRSNELVEFMWREHSKYESDFSVLDSLMRVFVNADMGSQALKIWDRMREVRIRPSLSAVSIFFALLIRVGDYGSVWKLFRDMIQRGPCPNIFVYNVMILGFCRKGCVRTGESLLFLMRKYGCEPDVIAHNLLISAYCVRGWTSHALNWAHFMAESGCEPSTATFVTIINSLCKEGNIVEARKMFEEMQEMGVSPGTVTYNALMDGYVKAREIGEANMLYEEMRNMRVAPDGITFNILVAGNYKYGREDDGNRFLRELSMMALIPDCSISDMSISGLCWAGRLDEALHLLKTMLEKGIPVSIIAINSLICAYSRAGLHEKAFEVYNIMTKFGLTPSASTSTSLLIGLTKVGKLQSARNLMDKMMQKEFPTNQVAFTVLLDGHFRKGDIMGAFSLWEEMGRRGMAPDAVAFSAFINGLSKANFVEDAYDWFIEMKRKGLVPNNYTYNSLIAGFCNCGKLDEALNLEKEMRQSGLLPDVFTMNIIINGFCRQGRMKSAIDTYMAMHHRGIIPDIVTYNTLISGYSKVFDMVNVDNLVNMMHASGWDPDITTYNIWIHGSCSSRRMNRAVMILNELVSSGIAPNTVTYNTLMNGVCNDILDRAMILTGKLLKMGFVPNIVTTNLLLSHLCKQGLPQRAWMWGQKLRQIEFEFDEITYKLLDRAYHDIHGDAKYVKGTAGKILFLDFLMYITYDYLCRNKLCSEKSDESFELLDYGTAGYSKTTCRVAL, via the coding sequence ATGTCTGCTACTTTGCGCCGTTTACACACAGCTCTGCTCAAGGTCTGTCTCTCTTCCCAACTTTCCCTCTTTCCCTTAACATCACACACTTTATCTACTCATTGCCTTCAATATCTCTCACTGCCCTTCACAACCATTAATTCCCATTTTACATATTTAAGTCGTACTTATTCTACTACCTCATTTGACGGTAAAGATATAATCTTTATTGACCAGAAGTTCGACTTTCTTGAACAATTTTCCCCTTTGGCGCACTTATCAAACTCACCAAACACTGTAATAAATTCGAAAGAACGGCGTAAAATTGTGATTGGGCTATCAAGAATGATTAAACAGGACCAAGATTCTGTATTAAAGGGATTTTCCAGTAGGTTTTGCCCCTATTTGCTTGTAGAAATCTTGAAATTATTTGAAAACCGCGAagtctcatttgcatttttCAAGTTGGTCTTCTGTGATGCTTCGGAATTCATAGTCCAGTCGTGTTGTATTGTCGCACATGTCTTGGCTGCTGAGGGGTTGAGGTTGATGGCACAGGATGTTCTCTCTTGTGTAATTAGTAGAATTGGTGAATGTAGGAGTAATGAGTTGGTAGAGTTTATGTGGAGAGAGCATAGCAAGTATGAGTCAGATTTCTCGGTTCTTGATTCTTTGATGAGGGTGTTTGTGAATGCAGATATGGGTTCCCAAGCATTGAAAATCTGGGATAGAATGAGGGAGGTCAGAATTAGACCAAGTTTATCAGCTGTTAGCATTTTCTTTGCGCTGCTAATTAGAGTTGGTGATTACGGTAGTGTATGGAAGTTATTTAGAGATATGATCCAAAGGGGACCTTGCCCGAATATTTTTGTGTATAATGTGATGATTCTTGGCTTTTGTAGAAAAGGGTGTGTTAGAACAGGAGAAAGCTTGTTGTTTTTGATGAGGAAGTATGGTTGTGAACCTGATGTTATTGCACATAATTTGCTAATAAGTGCATATTGTGTGAGAGGCTGGACATCTCATGCTCTGAATTGGGCGCATTTTATGGCGGAAAGCGGTTGTGAACCAAGCACTGCCACATTTGTTACAATTATTAATTCACTCTGCAAGGAGGGCAACATTGTAGAAGCAAGGAAAATGTTTGAAGAAATGCAAGAAATGGGTGTTTCACCAGGCACTGTGACATACAATGCTTTGATGGATGGCTATGTAAAGGCAAGAGAAATTGGTGAGGCTAATATGCTCTATGAGGAAATGCGGAATATGAGAGTTGCTCCTGATGGTATAACTTTTAACATTTTGGTTGCAGGAAACTACAAATATGGGAGGGAAGATGATGGCAACAGGTTCTTAAGGGAATTATCTATGATGGCTTTGATTCCTGATTGTTCAATATCTGACATGTCCATTTCAGGATTGTGTTGGGCAGGAAGGTTAGATGAGGCTTTGCACTTACTGAAGACTATGCTTGAGAAGGGCATACCTGTTAGCATAATTGCCATCAATTCGCTCATTTGTGCTTACAGCAGAGCAGGACTGCATGAGAAAGCTTTTGAAGTGTATAACATAATGACAAAATTTGGTCTTACTCCTTCTGCTTCCACATCTACTTCTCTGCTGATAGGTCTAACTAAAGTAGGGAAGCTTCAAAGTGCCAGAAACCTTATGGATAAGATGATGCAGAAAGAGTTTCCAACAAACCAAGTAGCTTTCACAGTGCTTCTGGATGGACATTTCAGAAAAGGGGATATCATGGGAGCTTTTAGCCTGTGGGAAGAGATGGGAAGGAGAGGGATGGCTCCTGATGCTGTTGCCTTTTCTGCCTTCATCAATGGACTTTCTAAGGCCAATTTTGTTGAAGATGCATATGATTGGTTTatagaaatgaaaagaaaaggactTGTGCCTAACAATTACACTTATAATTCTTTAATTGCTGGTTTTTGTAATTGTGGGAAATTGGACGAGGCATTGAACTTGGAAAAGGAGATGAGGCAAAGTGGGCTTCTTCCAGATGTCTTCACCATGAATATCATCATTAATGGGTTTTGTAGACAAGGAAGGATGAAATCAGCAATTGATACCTACATGGCAATGCACCACAGAGGGATAATTCCAGATATAGTTACTTACAATACTCTCATCAGTGGATATTCTAAGGTATTTGACATGGTGAATgtggataatcttgtaaataTGATGCATGCCAGTGGTTGGGACCCAGATATTACAACCTATAACATATGGATTCATGGTTCTTGTAGCAGCAGGAGAATGAACCGTGCTGTTATGATATTAAATGAGCTTGTTTCATCTGGAATAGCTCCAAATACAGTGACATACAACACTCTAATGAATGGTGTTTGCAACGATATATTGGATCGAGCAATGATTTTGACAGGAAAATTGCTTAAGATGGGGTTTGTCCCAAATATTGTTACGACTAATCTCCTGTTGTCTCATCTTTGCAAGCAAGGTTTACCTCAGAGGGCCTGGATGTGGGGGCAGAAGTTGAGGCAGATTgaatttgagtttgatgaaatAACGTACAAGCTATTGGACAGAGCATACCATGACATACATGGAGATGCTAAATATGTAAAAGGGACTGCAGGAAAGATCctttttctagattttcttATGTACATTACCTATGACTACTTGTGCAGAAACAAGCTTTGCAGTGAAAAGAGTGATGAATCTTTTGAACTGCTGGATTATGGGACTGCAGGGTACTCAAAGACAACTTGCAGGGTAGCTTTGTAG